A genomic segment from Luteibacter aegosomatis encodes:
- a CDS encoding response regulator translates to MKSRRSAARSGRDSRTLVALAVVVVFFVCSGMVAWFNVHTIRNDNGMVIRSQETVGALGDVFSSIQDAETGQRGFLLTGNERYLEPYQNAVGVIPARMDAIRAAMSDDAAQQKRLNEFAARVQSKLDELRTTIEARRSNGADAALAIVASDRGKAAMDDIRARLAIMRSSEYDQRAKRLAEMETAYSTALTSGAASAFLGIALTVFVAVLVRRNAAVREREAWLQAGRLELAVAMAGDKDVEALAGVILTFLTRFLGAEAGLLFTPEGRGFRRVGAVGVVADGDTTSAPGSLLDRAVGEQRVVVVSDVPDGYFRIGSGMGQAMPRHLVIAPGTHDGAVHGVIELGFFHPVDDDVVALLEQAAPAIGVALRSAAYRAELGRLLEETLRQSEALQAQGEELRVSNEELEEQSRALRESQHELESQQAELEQTNADLAGQSQQLEAQRDELALANEAIEAKAREVLRASQYKSEFLANMSHELRTPLNSALILSKLLADNPGGNLTEEQVKFARTIHASGTDLLTLINDILDLSKIEAGHVDVRGEAFPVQGLLDDLSALFSPVATEKGLTFTVKAAAGAPAVIESDRQRLEQVLKNLLSNALKFTETGGVTLDIRPAGQGTVVFSVTDSGIGIAPDQQARIFEAFQQADGSISRRYGGTGLGLSISVELARLLGGSIAVTSRPGEGSTFTLTMPVKLVESAVRVASEAPPMPVPVPVQTPRSVPEPAPLRFDQPAAAESLDPRRLILIIEDDRAFADILAGLASEMGFRAWVAPTAAEALAAAREQMPHAIVLDIGLPDQSGLSVLDILKHDIRTRHIPIHVISAEDHSRTALALGAVGYLVKPTTREELVQVLDSLEARLSQRPRRVLVVEDDAVQLDAIRRLLASADVLTVGAATAADCLSLLRHETFDCMVLDLSLPDTSGFALLETLSSQEAYGFPPVIVYTGRVLSSAEEERLRRYSSSIIIKGARSPERLLDEVSLFLHRVIAELPEAQQGMIRKALHRDATLEGRRILLVEDDVRNVYALMSVLEPHGCVVTIARNGQEAIDALDASARDGADGIDLVLMDVMMPVKDGLTATREIRQDPRFARLPIIALTAKAMPDDQQQCLQAGANDYVAKPLDIDKLLSLVRVWLTA, encoded by the coding sequence TTGAAGTCCCGCCGATCGGCGGCCCGTTCCGGCCGCGACTCCCGCACCCTCGTCGCGCTGGCGGTGGTCGTCGTCTTTTTCGTATGCAGCGGCATGGTGGCCTGGTTCAACGTGCACACCATCCGCAACGACAACGGCATGGTCATCCGCTCGCAGGAGACGGTCGGGGCGCTCGGTGACGTCTTCTCCAGCATCCAGGATGCCGAAACCGGCCAGCGTGGCTTCCTGCTGACGGGGAACGAGCGATACCTCGAGCCGTACCAGAACGCCGTCGGTGTCATCCCCGCGCGCATGGACGCCATTCGTGCGGCGATGTCGGACGATGCCGCCCAGCAAAAACGCCTCAACGAGTTCGCCGCGCGGGTGCAGAGCAAGCTCGATGAATTGCGGACCACGATCGAAGCCCGGCGGAGCAACGGAGCGGATGCGGCCCTGGCGATCGTCGCCTCGGATCGCGGCAAGGCCGCGATGGACGACATTCGCGCGCGCCTGGCCATCATGCGCAGCTCGGAATACGACCAGCGCGCCAAGCGCCTGGCCGAAATGGAAACGGCATACAGCACGGCGCTGACTTCCGGGGCCGCCAGCGCGTTCCTCGGCATCGCGCTGACCGTGTTCGTCGCCGTGCTCGTCCGCCGCAATGCCGCGGTCCGCGAGCGCGAGGCCTGGTTGCAGGCCGGGCGGCTCGAACTGGCCGTGGCCATGGCCGGCGACAAGGACGTCGAAGCGCTCGCCGGCGTCATCCTCACGTTCCTCACCCGGTTCCTCGGTGCCGAGGCAGGCCTCCTGTTCACGCCGGAGGGAAGGGGGTTTCGTCGCGTAGGCGCCGTGGGTGTCGTCGCGGACGGCGACACGACATCCGCGCCGGGGAGCTTGCTCGACCGCGCGGTAGGCGAGCAGCGGGTGGTGGTGGTCTCCGACGTGCCGGACGGTTATTTCAGGATCGGCTCGGGCATGGGGCAGGCGATGCCCCGCCATCTGGTGATCGCGCCGGGTACGCACGACGGTGCGGTGCACGGCGTGATCGAACTGGGTTTCTTCCATCCGGTCGACGACGACGTGGTCGCCCTGCTCGAGCAGGCCGCGCCGGCCATCGGCGTCGCACTGCGTTCGGCCGCGTATCGCGCCGAGCTGGGCCGGCTCCTGGAAGAGACGTTGCGCCAGTCCGAGGCCCTCCAGGCGCAGGGCGAGGAATTGCGCGTATCCAACGAGGAACTCGAAGAGCAGAGCCGTGCCCTGCGCGAATCCCAGCACGAACTCGAGTCGCAACAGGCGGAACTGGAGCAGACCAACGCGGACCTGGCCGGGCAATCGCAGCAGCTGGAAGCGCAGCGCGACGAACTGGCCCTCGCCAACGAGGCCATCGAAGCCAAGGCGCGGGAGGTGCTCCGGGCGAGCCAGTACAAGTCCGAATTCCTGGCCAACATGAGCCATGAACTTCGCACGCCGCTGAATTCCGCGCTGATCCTCTCCAAGCTCCTTGCCGATAACCCCGGCGGCAACCTGACCGAGGAGCAGGTCAAGTTCGCCCGGACGATCCACGCCTCGGGCACGGATCTGCTCACCCTCATCAACGACATCCTGGACCTGTCCAAGATCGAGGCCGGCCACGTCGACGTGCGCGGCGAAGCGTTCCCCGTGCAGGGGTTGCTCGACGACCTTTCCGCGTTGTTCTCGCCGGTGGCGACGGAAAAGGGCCTGACCTTCACCGTCAAGGCCGCGGCCGGCGCGCCCGCCGTGATCGAGAGCGACCGCCAGCGGTTGGAGCAGGTGCTGAAGAACCTGTTGTCCAACGCACTGAAGTTCACCGAGACCGGTGGCGTGACGCTCGACATCCGTCCGGCGGGCCAAGGCACCGTGGTCTTCTCGGTAACCGACTCGGGCATCGGCATCGCGCCGGATCAGCAGGCGCGGATTTTCGAGGCGTTCCAGCAGGCGGACGGGTCCATCAGCCGGCGTTATGGCGGCACGGGACTGGGGCTGTCGATTTCCGTGGAACTGGCGCGCCTGCTCGGCGGAAGCATCGCCGTGACGAGCCGTCCCGGTGAGGGCAGCACGTTCACGCTCACCATGCCGGTCAAGCTCGTGGAAAGTGCGGTTCGCGTAGCATCCGAGGCACCGCCGATGCCGGTGCCGGTGCCGGTGCAGACGCCGCGGAGCGTGCCCGAGCCGGCGCCGTTGCGTTTCGATCAGCCCGCAGCCGCCGAATCGCTGGATCCCCGTCGCCTCATCCTCATCATCGAGGACGACCGCGCGTTCGCCGATATCCTCGCCGGTCTCGCCAGTGAAATGGGTTTCCGCGCGTGGGTCGCGCCTACCGCGGCCGAGGCGCTGGCCGCCGCCCGCGAGCAGATGCCGCACGCCATCGTGCTCGACATCGGGCTGCCGGACCAGTCGGGGCTCTCGGTGCTCGACATCCTCAAGCACGATATCCGCACGCGTCATATCCCGATCCACGTGATCTCGGCGGAAGACCATTCGCGCACCGCGCTCGCCCTCGGTGCCGTCGGCTACCTGGTCAAGCCCACGACCCGCGAAGAACTGGTGCAGGTGCTCGATTCGCTGGAAGCCCGCCTCTCCCAGCGGCCCCGTCGCGTGCTGGTGGTCGAGGACGATGCCGTGCAGCTCGATGCCATTCGTCGGTTGCTGGCGTCGGCGGACGTCCTCACCGTGGGCGCCGCCACGGCGGCGGACTGCCTGTCGTTGCTTCGCCACGAAACCTTCGATTGCATGGTGCTCGACCTGTCGCTGCCGGACACCTCGGGCTTCGCGTTGCTGGAAACCCTGAGCAGCCAGGAGGCCTACGGTTTCCCGCCGGTCATCGTCTACACGGGGCGGGTGTTGTCGTCGGCGGAGGAAGAGCGCCTGAGGCGCTATTCCAGCTCCATCATCATCAAGGGCGCGCGCTCGCCCGAACGCCTGCTGGACGAAGTGTCGCTGTTCCTGCATCGCGTCATCGCCGAGTTGCCCGAAGCGCAGCAGGGCATGATCCGCAAGGCGCTGCACCGTGACGCGACGCTCGAGGGTCGGCGGATCCTCCTGGTCGAGGACGACGTGCGCAACGTGTATGCGCTGATGAGCGTGCTCGAACCCCACGGCTGCGTGGTGACCATCGCGCGCAACGGACAGGAAGCCATCGACGCGCTCGATGCGTCGGCCAGGGATGGCGCCGACGGGATCGACCTCGTGCTCATGGACGTCATGATGCCCGTGAAGGATGGCCTGACGGCCACGCGCGAGATTCGCCAGGATCCGCGCTTCGCCCGTTTGCCCATCATCGCGCTCACCGCCAAGGCCATGCCGGACGACCAGCAACAGTGCCTGCAGGCGGGAGCCAACGATTACGTGGCCAAGCCGCTGGACATCGACAAGCTGCTGTCGCTGGTGCGCGTGTGGCTTACCGCGTGA
- a CDS encoding ATPase domain-containing protein has product MTSLPRCSTGIAGLDVVLGGGLPTNRLYLLEGQPGSGKTTLALQYLREGVRMGERCLYVTLSETADELAEVAGSHGWTLDGIDLFELAAAESVLGDGRQQSVLHPWEMELGGTIRLIQAEVERCKPSRVVFDSLSELRLLAQDPLRYRRQVLALKQFFAPRHVTVILVDDLTGEGGERDAHLHSLCHGVMSLERVTLEFGAARRRMQVQKLRGVDFVAGYHDIALLTGGLEVYPRLIAADHHAPFAGEPVPSGVEELDRLLYGGPLRGTSTLLTGPAGAGKTNVTIQYVVAALKRGERCCFFEFDERIGTLLTRAKALGNDLQPYIDAGLLELTQVDPADISPGEFAWTVRRAVEERDCRIIVIDSLNGYIASMPQETQLFLQLHELLSYLNQKGVTTFLVNPQHGLVGSMSTGALDVSYIADTIVLFRFFEARGRIRKAISILKNRGGGHEDTIRELRIDAKGLRVGEPLERFHGVLTGIPRFDGEGEHLLEERSADA; this is encoded by the coding sequence ATGACGTCACTCCCCCGCTGCAGTACCGGCATCGCCGGTCTCGACGTGGTCCTCGGCGGCGGCTTGCCCACCAATCGGCTCTATCTGCTCGAAGGGCAGCCCGGTTCCGGCAAGACCACGCTCGCGCTGCAATACCTGCGCGAAGGCGTGCGGATGGGCGAACGATGCCTGTACGTCACCCTGTCGGAAACCGCCGATGAACTGGCCGAAGTGGCGGGCTCGCATGGCTGGACGCTCGACGGCATCGACCTGTTCGAGCTCGCCGCCGCCGAATCGGTGCTGGGCGACGGCCGCCAGCAGTCGGTACTGCATCCGTGGGAAATGGAGCTGGGCGGCACCATCCGCCTCATCCAGGCCGAGGTCGAGCGCTGCAAGCCGTCGCGCGTGGTATTCGATTCGCTCTCCGAGCTCCGCCTGCTCGCCCAGGACCCGCTTCGCTATCGTCGGCAGGTACTCGCCCTCAAGCAGTTCTTCGCGCCACGCCACGTCACGGTGATCCTGGTCGACGACCTGACCGGCGAGGGCGGCGAGCGCGACGCCCACCTGCACAGCCTTTGCCACGGCGTGATGTCGCTGGAACGCGTCACCCTCGAATTCGGCGCGGCCCGCCGGCGCATGCAGGTGCAGAAGCTCCGTGGCGTCGATTTCGTGGCCGGCTATCACGACATCGCCCTGCTCACCGGTGGCCTCGAAGTCTATCCGCGCCTCATCGCCGCGGATCATCACGCCCCGTTCGCCGGCGAACCGGTGCCCAGCGGCGTGGAAGAACTCGACCGGCTGCTCTATGGCGGCCCGCTCCGAGGCACCAGCACCTTGCTGACGGGCCCCGCCGGCGCGGGCAAGACCAACGTCACGATCCAGTACGTGGTCGCCGCGCTGAAGCGTGGCGAGCGGTGCTGTTTCTTCGAGTTCGACGAGCGGATCGGCACGCTGCTGACACGCGCGAAGGCCCTGGGCAACGACCTGCAACCGTACATCGACGCCGGCCTGCTCGAGCTGACCCAGGTGGACCCCGCCGACATCTCCCCCGGGGAGTTCGCGTGGACCGTCCGGCGCGCGGTGGAAGAGCGGGACTGCCGGATCATCGTCATCGACAGCCTCAACGGCTACATCGCGTCGATGCCGCAGGAGACGCAGCTCTTCCTGCAACTGCACGAGCTGCTGTCCTATCTCAACCAGAAGGGCGTGACCACCTTCCTGGTCAATCCGCAGCATGGCCTGGTGGGCAGCATGTCCACCGGCGCGCTGGATGTCTCCTATATCGCCGATACCATCGTGCTGTTCCGCTTTTTCGAGGCACGCGGGCGCATCAGGAAGGCCATCAGCATCCTGAAGAACCGCGGCGGCGGCCACGAAGACACCATTCGCGAGCTTCGCATCGATGCGAAGGGCTTGCGCGTGGGTGAACCCCTGGAACGGTTCCATGGCGTGCTGACGGGAATTCCGCGATTCGACGGAGAAGGAGAGCACCTGCTGGAAGAGCGCAGTGCCGACGCGTAG
- a CDS encoding hybrid sensor histidine kinase/response regulator: MRPAIYDDLDRLARAIGDEVGTVVITDEALAFDVSALRKALAAQPSWSDIPFVLLRAPRSRSGGRASALPAEVINVVEIERPLGSASLISAVESALRARFKQFVIRDQMISLERSQAALAASEAELRLVADALPVLIAFIDTGLVYRFANLAYEEWLGMPIADIIGRRVEDVVGPRLWNQRKGDIERVLRGEGILAEIGWPMPDGRRRDAEVRYIPRFDALGNVDGFHVFAADITDRKMALETTQQQAALLERRVAERTAELEAEMVARQASDEALRQAQKMEAVGQLTGGIAHDFNNMLTGILASLELMRTRADEGRVDGMHRLIDIATTAAQRAAGLTQRLLAFSRRQSLDPKPVDVGALVHSMDDLLTRTLGERVRLSLSVAPGLPPAMVDANQLESALLNLAINARDAMPDGGKLDVGITLERYADDDTDRYIVMTVADTGVGMDDATLAKVFEPFFTTKPIGQGTGLGMSMIYGFINQSRGHVRIRSAVGKGTTVCLYLPLAGETGNTEDGVRIARVTGGQGQQIVVVDDDPQVRVLVTELLKELGYDVLAADSAEAALPMLATGATPDLLVTDVGLPGLNGRQLADIVRRDRPELPVLFITGYAHNATNQAAFLDRGMKMISKPFSLATLSEAVGTMLHRP; the protein is encoded by the coding sequence ATGCGTCCGGCCATCTACGACGATCTCGATCGTCTGGCGCGGGCCATCGGCGACGAGGTCGGCACGGTGGTGATTACCGACGAGGCCCTGGCGTTCGACGTGTCCGCACTCCGGAAAGCACTCGCCGCGCAACCTTCCTGGTCGGATATTCCTTTCGTGCTGTTGCGCGCCCCGCGCTCGCGCAGCGGTGGGCGCGCGTCGGCACTGCCCGCCGAGGTCATCAACGTCGTGGAGATCGAGCGGCCGCTGGGCTCGGCGTCGCTGATCAGTGCGGTGGAAAGCGCCCTGCGCGCGCGCTTCAAGCAGTTCGTCATCCGCGACCAGATGATCAGCCTGGAGCGTAGCCAGGCAGCGCTCGCCGCGAGCGAGGCGGAACTGCGGCTCGTTGCCGACGCGCTACCGGTGCTGATCGCCTTCATCGACACGGGCCTCGTCTACCGGTTCGCCAACCTCGCCTACGAGGAATGGTTGGGCATGCCGATCGCCGACATCATCGGCCGACGGGTCGAGGACGTGGTGGGCCCCCGGCTGTGGAACCAGCGCAAGGGCGACATCGAGCGGGTGTTGCGCGGCGAAGGTATCCTCGCGGAGATCGGCTGGCCCATGCCGGACGGGCGCCGGCGGGATGCCGAAGTCCGTTACATCCCGCGATTCGATGCGCTCGGCAACGTCGACGGATTCCACGTCTTCGCGGCCGACATCACCGATCGGAAGATGGCGCTGGAAACGACGCAGCAACAGGCCGCGCTGCTCGAACGGCGGGTGGCCGAACGCACGGCGGAACTGGAGGCCGAGATGGTCGCGCGCCAGGCGAGCGACGAGGCGCTTCGCCAGGCGCAGAAGATGGAGGCCGTGGGGCAGTTGACGGGTGGCATCGCGCACGACTTCAACAACATGCTCACGGGCATCCTGGCCTCCCTGGAATTGATGCGGACCCGCGCGGACGAAGGGCGGGTCGATGGCATGCATCGTCTCATCGACATCGCGACGACCGCGGCGCAGCGAGCGGCCGGACTGACCCAACGCCTGCTGGCGTTTTCACGGCGGCAGTCGCTCGATCCGAAACCGGTCGACGTCGGCGCGCTGGTCCACTCGATGGATGACCTGCTCACCCGGACCCTCGGCGAGCGGGTGCGCCTGAGCCTCTCCGTGGCGCCGGGCCTGCCGCCGGCGATGGTCGACGCCAACCAACTCGAAAGCGCGCTGCTCAATCTCGCCATCAATGCGCGCGATGCCATGCCAGATGGTGGAAAGCTCGACGTGGGCATCACGTTGGAGCGGTACGCGGACGACGATACGGACCGGTACATCGTGATGACCGTGGCCGATACCGGCGTCGGGATGGACGACGCCACGCTCGCCAAGGTGTTCGAGCCGTTCTTCACCACCAAGCCGATCGGCCAGGGAACGGGCCTGGGCATGTCGATGATCTATGGTTTCATCAACCAGTCGCGAGGACATGTCCGTATCCGTTCGGCGGTGGGGAAGGGGACGACGGTATGCCTTTACCTTCCGCTCGCGGGCGAAACGGGTAACACCGAAGACGGGGTACGCATCGCCAGGGTGACCGGCGGCCAGGGCCAGCAGATCGTGGTCGTCGACGACGATCCGCAGGTGCGCGTCCTGGTGACCGAACTCCTGAAAGAGCTCGGCTACGATGTCCTCGCGGCCGATTCCGCCGAAGCCGCGTTGCCGATGCTCGCCACCGGGGCCACGCCCGATCTCCTCGTCACGGACGTGGGCCTGCCCGGTCTCAACGGTCGGCAACTGGCCGACATCGTGCGCCGGGACCGTCCGGAGTTGCCCGTGCTGTTCATCACCGGCTACGCGCACAACGCGACCAACCAGGCGGCGTTTCTTGATCGCGGCATGAAGATGATCTCCAAGCCCTTCAGCCTGGCGACCTTGAGCGAGGCCGTCGGAACCATGCTGCATAGGCCGTGA
- a CDS encoding VOC family protein produces MAVTGIGGFFFRAKDPAALSAWYADHLGVGAGEYGAWDTQAGTSVFSPFPANTDYFAADRQWMLNLRVTGLDELCAALTDAGIDVTHRSDMDGVGRFARIHDPEGNPIELWEPVDQG; encoded by the coding sequence ATGGCGGTGACGGGAATCGGAGGGTTCTTCTTCCGTGCGAAGGATCCGGCGGCACTGAGCGCCTGGTACGCCGACCACCTGGGCGTGGGGGCGGGCGAATACGGCGCGTGGGATACGCAGGCCGGTACCAGCGTTTTTTCGCCGTTCCCGGCGAATACCGACTATTTCGCCGCCGACCGCCAGTGGATGCTCAATCTGCGCGTGACGGGGCTCGACGAACTGTGCGCCGCGCTTACGGATGCCGGTATCGACGTGACCCATCGGTCGGACATGGACGGGGTCGGACGCTTCGCCCGCATTCACGATCCCGAGGGCAATCCGATCGAGCTATGGGAACCTGTCGATCAGGGCTGA
- a CDS encoding YihY/virulence factor BrkB family protein, translated as MFQSARSRTLRVLRSAIDGFSDDELMTRAAALAFYAALSVAPLLLLLVWIIAMLNPGWQDQLVEALNTVVGKKAAEVLVTVIQSAQDHPRLGNIAGIVGLGVTLFSASAVFAQLQGTLDRVWRVKPKPGQAVGAWLRARARAFALLVGVTFLLIVSLVISALIEGILGRDGTAWNALKYGVSVLVFAGAFGMMFRLLPDARIDWSDAIFGAVLTTVLFLLGEFVIGLYVAHSDVGGSYGPAGAFVVLLVWTYYSSLIVLMGAELTRGVAEARGKGIRPSMHAVRIEAAPAEIEAHASRPVTKEAVAYRKRAVTRLTWVATGVLAGMIVARHRR; from the coding sequence ATGTTTCAGTCAGCCCGGTCCCGTACGCTGCGGGTGCTTCGATCCGCGATCGACGGCTTCAGCGATGATGAACTCATGACGCGCGCGGCGGCACTGGCGTTCTATGCCGCCCTTTCGGTCGCGCCGCTGCTGCTTCTGCTGGTCTGGATCATCGCCATGTTGAACCCTGGCTGGCAGGACCAACTGGTGGAGGCGCTGAACACCGTCGTCGGAAAGAAGGCGGCCGAGGTGCTGGTGACCGTGATCCAGAGCGCGCAGGACCATCCCCGGCTGGGCAACATCGCGGGCATCGTCGGCCTGGGCGTGACGCTGTTCAGCGCATCGGCGGTGTTCGCGCAGCTCCAGGGCACGCTGGATCGGGTGTGGCGGGTCAAACCCAAGCCCGGCCAGGCGGTGGGCGCGTGGTTGCGGGCGCGGGCGCGCGCTTTCGCGCTGCTGGTGGGCGTGACCTTCCTCCTGATCGTCTCGTTGGTGATCAGCGCCCTCATCGAGGGCATCCTCGGACGCGATGGAACCGCATGGAATGCCCTGAAGTACGGCGTGTCGGTGCTGGTCTTCGCCGGGGCGTTCGGCATGATGTTCCGCCTGCTTCCCGATGCGCGCATCGACTGGAGCGACGCCATCTTCGGCGCCGTGCTCACCACCGTGCTGTTCCTCCTGGGCGAGTTCGTCATCGGGCTTTACGTGGCCCACAGTGACGTGGGTGGCTCTTACGGCCCCGCCGGCGCCTTCGTGGTGCTGCTGGTCTGGACGTATTACTCCTCGCTCATCGTGTTGATGGGCGCGGAGCTGACGCGCGGCGTGGCGGAGGCGAGGGGAAAGGGAATCCGCCCGAGCATGCATGCCGTGCGGATCGAAGCCGCTCCGGCGGAGATCGAGGCGCACGCTTCCCGCCCTGTTACGAAGGAGGCCGTCGCATACCGGAAGCGTGCGGTTACCAGGTTGACATGGGTGGCGACCGGCGTGCTGGCGGGAATGATCGTCGCCCGGCATCGCCGATAG
- a CDS encoding DUF5694 domain-containing protein: MKPTLVALLAFLLAATAQATDRPQLLILGSAHLDNPGRDVVNTTVENVLTPKRQAEIIAMVDRLAAFRPTHVAVEWAASKQAKLDERYAAYLAGTYELTADERDQIGLRLAKKLGLKRVDAIDWNEDAPGKDEDYDYVAWAKAHGKQAQYDAHVARVKAWVGDEARFRRSHSVTEWFLQLNSPSYMATDAKLYFDLAQIGDDAMNPGAAWVGQWYARNLRIFNHIRALAASPDDRIFVVYGAGHLTYLRKDAVESEQFTLVEPSTYLKGAP, translated from the coding sequence GTGAAACCGACGCTCGTCGCCCTCCTCGCCTTTCTTCTGGCCGCCACGGCCCAAGCCACCGACCGTCCCCAACTGCTGATCCTCGGATCGGCCCATCTGGACAATCCGGGACGCGACGTGGTCAACACCACGGTGGAGAACGTACTGACGCCGAAACGCCAGGCGGAAATCATCGCCATGGTCGATCGACTGGCCGCCTTCAGGCCGACCCACGTCGCCGTCGAGTGGGCCGCCAGCAAACAGGCCAAGCTGGACGAACGTTATGCGGCCTACCTCGCCGGTACCTATGAGCTCACGGCCGACGAACGCGACCAGATCGGCCTTCGCCTGGCGAAGAAACTGGGCCTGAAGCGCGTGGATGCCATCGACTGGAACGAGGACGCCCCTGGCAAGGACGAAGACTACGATTACGTCGCCTGGGCCAAGGCCCACGGCAAGCAGGCGCAATACGATGCCCACGTCGCCCGCGTGAAAGCCTGGGTGGGCGACGAGGCCCGCTTCCGCCGCTCGCACAGCGTCACCGAGTGGTTCCTGCAGTTGAACTCGCCGTCGTACATGGCCACCGATGCGAAGCTCTATTTCGACCTGGCGCAGATCGGCGACGACGCCATGAATCCCGGCGCCGCCTGGGTGGGGCAGTGGTATGCGCGCAACCTGCGCATCTTCAACCATATCCGGGCGCTGGCCGCCTCACCGGACGACCGCATCTTCGTGGTGTACGGCGCCGGGCACCTGACCTACCTGCGCAAGGATGCCGTGGAGTCGGAACAGTTCACCCTGGTGGAACCGTCCACGTATCTGAAAGGCGCTCCATAG
- a CDS encoding class I SAM-dependent methyltransferase → MNDFGRAYFDALYEANPDPWRFRTSRYERRKYARTLDALPRTRYSHLLELGCSIGELTRHLALRADRVTAVDVSPIALDAARKTCEALPNVRFVQALLPDGEWDGDYDAVVLSEILYYLQPHAIATLARRIASLAPNADIVLVHWTGETDYPLGGDEAVASFIAHCPSHSVDMHERLPEYRIERLRVSP, encoded by the coding sequence ATGAATGATTTCGGCCGTGCGTATTTCGATGCCTTGTACGAGGCGAACCCGGATCCCTGGCGCTTCCGGACGAGCCGCTACGAACGACGGAAATACGCGCGAACCCTCGACGCCTTGCCTCGCACGCGCTATTCGCACCTGCTGGAACTGGGCTGCTCGATCGGCGAGCTGACCCGCCACCTCGCGCTACGCGCGGACCGGGTGACGGCGGTGGACGTCTCGCCCATCGCGCTCGACGCGGCCCGGAAAACCTGCGAAGCGCTGCCGAACGTCCGTTTCGTGCAAGCCCTTCTTCCCGATGGCGAATGGGACGGCGACTACGATGCGGTGGTGCTTTCGGAAATCCTCTACTACCTGCAACCCCATGCGATCGCCACGCTCGCCAGGCGAATCGCATCCTTGGCCCCGAATGCCGATATCGTGCTCGTGCACTGGACGGGCGAAACGGATTACCCGCTCGGTGGCGATGAGGCCGTCGCATCCTTCATCGCCCACTGTCCGTCGCACTCGGTCGACATGCACGAACGCCTGCCCGAATACCGCATCGAACGCCTGCGCGTCTCGCCGTAA
- a CDS encoding PIG-L deacetylase family protein, with product MTPPRSHADVFAGFPLVDVASWLDRKSLLVIAPHPDDESLGMGGLIASAAALNHAVDVVFVTSGEGSHRGSPTHPPAVLARVRREEATRAVDILAPGRNAAHFLDLPDGGLSTLPHAGQAVEALAAFMTPDTIVCVTSDTDPHPDHRRSFAWARDASLKTGAALWAYPVWTWMSDTPADESLSGVRLDVSARLDAKRRAIAAHRSQHGLVVDDAEEAFTLPRQMVDRLCQPHEVLIRIHE from the coding sequence ATGACACCTCCCCGCTCCCACGCCGACGTATTCGCCGGCTTCCCCCTCGTCGACGTCGCGTCGTGGCTCGACCGGAAATCGCTGCTGGTAATCGCACCCCATCCCGACGATGAGAGCCTGGGCATGGGTGGCCTCATCGCGTCAGCCGCCGCGCTGAACCACGCGGTCGACGTGGTCTTCGTCACCAGCGGCGAGGGCTCCCATCGCGGCTCCCCCACCCATCCGCCCGCCGTGCTGGCCCGGGTGCGCCGGGAAGAAGCCACGCGAGCGGTGGATATCCTCGCGCCCGGCCGGAACGCCGCCCATTTCCTCGACCTTCCCGACGGTGGACTCTCGACGCTGCCTCACGCCGGGCAGGCCGTCGAGGCGCTGGCGGCATTCATGACGCCGGACACCATCGTGTGCGTCACCTCCGATACCGACCCGCACCCCGATCACCGCCGATCCTTTGCGTGGGCCCGCGACGCCAGTCTCAAGACGGGCGCGGCATTGTGGGCCTACCCGGTATGGACGTGGATGTCGGACACGCCGGCCGACGAAAGCCTTTCGGGGGTGCGCCTGGACGTGTCGGCCCGTCTGGACGCCAAACGCAGGGCCATCGCGGCGCATCGCTCGCAACACGGCCTCGTCGTCGACGATGCCGAGGAGGCCTTCACCTTGCCCCGGCAGATGGTCGATCGCCTCTGCCAGCCCCACGAGGTACTCATCCGCATCCATGAATGA